The sequence GCAGGCGGCGCGCAAGGCGTTCACGGCCTGGCGGCGGCGCGGGCTCGCCGCGTACGAGGAGCGGCACGACGACCTGGCGGGCGACGGCACCTCGCGCCTCTCGCCGCATCTGCACTTCGGCACCCTGTCCCCCGTCGAGCTGGTGCACCGGTCGCGCGACGCCGGCGGCGCCGGGGCCGAGGCATTCGTACGGCAGCTGTGCTGGCGCGAGTTCCACTACCAGGTCCTCGCGGCCCGGCCCGCCGCGTCCTGGGAGAACTACCGTGACAAGCAGGACCGTTGGCGCTCCGAGAAGGAGGCGGCCGACGAGGTCGAGGCGTGGCGCGAGGGGCGCACCGGCTATCCGGTGGTCGACGCCGCGATGCGCCAGCTGCGCCACGAGGGCTGGATGCACAACCGGGGCCGGCTGCTCACCGCCTCGTTCCTGACGAAGACGCTCTACGTGGACTGGCGTGTGGGCGCACGGCACTTCCTGGATCTCCTGGTGGACGGCGACATCGCGAACAACCAGATGAACTGGCAGTGGATGGCCGGTACCGGGACCGACAGCCGGCCCAACCGGGTGCTCAATCCGGTGGTGCAGGCCAAGCGGCTCGACCCGGACGGGGCGTACGTACGGCGCTGGGTGCCGGAGCTGGCGTCACTGTCCGGGTCCGCCGTGCACGAGCCGTGGAAGCTGCGGGGCGAGGAGCGGGACCGGCTGGACTATCCGGAGCCCGTGGTGGACCTGTCCGAGGGGCTGGACCGGTTCCGGCGAGCGCGCGGTCTGGAGTGAGCACGGTGGACCGGGGCGCCGGGCCCCACTCCGCGCTGTTGCTGCTCTCGGCGGCGTCCGGGGCGGCGGACGCGTTCGTGTTCATCTGTGTGGGCCAGGTCTTCGCCGGGGTGATGACCGGGAACCTGGTGCTGCTCGGCGCTTCGGCCGCCGGGGCGGGCGAGGAGGGGGTGGCACTGCGGGTGGTCACCGCGCTGCTCTCGTACGGCTGCGGGGTGGCCGGCGCCGCGCTGGTGGGTGAGCGGATGTGGCGGCGGGTGCCGGTGATACTGCTGGCCGAGGTGGCGCTGCTCGCGGCGGGGGCGGCTCTGTGGGCGGCCGGGCTGGTCACATCGGACGCGGACCGGCTGGGGCTGCTGGTGCTGATGGGGCTCGCGATGGGCATCCAGGGGCGGGTGCGGGCCACGCCCACGAACTACTTCACCGGGACCCTGACCTCGCTCGTCGGCCGACTGGCCGTGGGGGCGTGGCGCGGCGGCGACGGCTGGGTCGCCGGGCGGCTGGCCGCCGTGGTGGCGGGCGCCGCGCTCGCCGCGCTGACCGTGCGGCTCCGGCCCGAGGCCGGTGCGGTGGTGGCGGCGGCGCTCGCGGTGGCCGCACTGCTGGTGGAGGCCCGGACGCGGCCGGGGCGGGCGGCGGAAGGGCCGGGAAAGGGGAAGCCCCGGCCGGATCGGGGGAATCCAGCCGGGGCGGCTTGAGAGGTGGGCGCTCGCGCGTCATCCACATATAGGTGAACGATAAACCACCGCGCGGCGTTCCCGGCAATCCGCACCCCGCACTGTGATCCAGGGCACGGACACCGGGCCGCTCGGGCGGGTCTCACTCACCGGCGGCGGGCACCTCGGTGCCGTAGCGGCGGTGGAACTGTTCGATCCGGCCCGCCGTGTCCAGCACCTGCCGGGTTCCCGTGTAGAACGGGTGGCTCGCCGACGAGGTCTCCACGTCGATCACGGGGTAGCTGCGGCCGTCCTCCCACGTCACGCGCCGCTCGGAGTCGGCGGTGGAGCGGGTGAGGAAGGCCGTCCCGGCGGCACGGTCACGGAAGACCACCGGACGGGAGACGGGGTGGATACGGGACTTCATGGGCATTCCTTCCTTGGCACGGGAGAGGGCGTACGGGCGTACCGGACGGTCAGCGTTCCTCACGGAAGAGGACGTGCCGCCCCGCGGCCGGGTCGTACTTGCGCAGGACCAGACGGTCGGGGTTGTTGCGACGGCTCTTGCGCGTCACATAGCTCTGCCCCGTCCCCGCGGTCGAGCGGAGCGTGACTACGGGACGGATCTCGCTGCGGGCCATGAGCACCTTCCGGAGTCGTGGATCACGAGCCCCGCACCTTCCTGGTAACGGGATTCGTTTTCGTTCTGCCGGTACAACGCGACGGCACCCACATGCATTCCCGCCCGTCACGCGGCCCGCGATTTGCGCCAACCACCTTGAACAGCAAGGCTGTTCGAGGGAAGTGGGCTAGAGTCAGCCGCTGGCATATGCCGGATGCAAGAACGCGTCGAGTGTTGCCAAACCCCTTACGGGCCCCTTCCGGCTGTGCGAAAGTCGTATGCGGTCCACCCTTCGTCACTGGTTGTGCCGCCCTGCATCGGAGTACGTCATGCCGTCCCCCCTCTCTGCGGACCGCCCCGCCCCACAGCCGCCGGAGCGCGATGCCGTCGACGCGTTGATCCACCGGACGCGCCGGCTGCGCGGTGATGTGGACGCGGTGCGGCGCGACGCCGTGCGCGTCGACGAGGACGACCCGCGGATGCGCTGGCAGCGCGCGCTCTGCGAGCTGGCGGTGAACCACCTCGACGACCTCGGCACCCACCTCGGACAGCTCCGGGAGGGGCTGCCCGAGGAGCCCGAACGGCCCTCGCGCGAAGAGACCGCCGCCGCCGAGCCCCAGGGCTCCCTGATCGGCCGGGTGGGCAGCGCCGAATGGAATCTGCTCACCGACGAGGTCAGCTGGTCCGACGAACTCTTCCGGATCTTCGGCCGGGCGCCGGAGGCGGGCGGGCTGTCGCTCGACGACCTGCCCTCCACGCTGCTCCCCGAGGACCAGCCCCTGCTCACCGCGCTCGTCACGGACTGCCTGGTGGACGGCAAGCCGATAAACGGCGAGTTCCGCATCCGGCACACCGACGGACGCGTCCGCACCCTGCACATGATGGGCGAGCCCGTGCTCGACTCGGACGGCTGCACCGCCACCATGTGGGCCGTGCTGCGCGATGTCACCGCGCTGCGGCGCAGCCAGCAGGTGGTGCGCCGCACCCATGAGTCGCTGCGGCGCGAGCAGCACATCGCCAGGACCGAGCACCGGGTCGCGGTGGAGCTGAAGGAAGCCGTGCTCCCCCCGTGGCAGAGCTCGCTCCGGCTCCCCGACCACGGCCCCGGCACCCTGGACATCGCTGCCCACTACCTGCCGTCGGAGACGAGCGCCCTGGTCGGCGGCGGCTGGTACGACGCCATGGAACTGCCGGACGGCCGGACCCTGCTCACCGTCGGCGACCTGACCGGCCACGGCATCCAGGCCACCTCCGCCATGGCCGTGGTCATGGGCGCGCTGCGCGGCATGGCGGTGGCCGGCATCGAGCCGGGCCCCCTGCTCGGCCATCTCAACCAGTTACTGGAAACCTCCATTCAGCCGGCCCTGGGCAGCGCCGTGTGCTGCCGGTTCGACCCGGCGACCCGCACCCTGGACTGGGCACAGGCCGGACACCCCGCGCCGCTGCTCTTCCGCGACGGGACCGGGCGCCCGCTGCCCCTGCCGGACGGCGTGCTGCTCGGAGCCGCCTCCGGGGTCGCCTACGAACAGGACGAGGCCCACCTGCTGCCCGGCGACGTGCTGGTGCTGCACACCGACGGACTGGCCCGCGACGACTCCTCCGGGCACGGTGGTGCGCGCCCCGGTACGGAAGCGCTGCTCGGTCTGGCCCCACGCTTCGCCGAGGCCCGTTCGGCACAGGAGTGCGTACGAGCCGTGGTCGAGGAGTTCGGCGCGGCCGAGCGACTGGACGACGCGTGCGTGCTGATCGCCCGCGTCGGGGCGTAGGGAAGCGACGACAGCCCTCATCGGGGCGTCGGCACGATCGCACGGCGGAACCCGGGTCTCATCGCGTCCCGGGTCTCCTCAGATCTCGGCGCTCCTCGGGTTCTTGGCCCGCCGGCTGTGCGGGAGCGCGAGCTGGATCTCCTGGCGCAGGTCCTCGATCTTCGCGTAGCCCGCGAACTGCCCGGTCAGCCGGTACATCTCGCGCAGCCGGTCCCAGGTGCGGTGGGAGGAGGTCTCCCCCATCGTGACCAGGGCGAGCCGGGCGTAGCGGTCGGCCTGCTCCGGGTCGTCGGCGATGAAGCAGGCCGAGGCGAGCGAGATGTAGTCGAAGATCTTGGACCGCTGGCGCCCGTTGGCGCGCAGCTCCAGGGCCTGCTTCGCGTGCCGCTGAGCGACGACGGCCGCCGAGGGGTCGTGCTCGGCGAGCGTCCGGAAGGCCAGGGCCTGCATGCCGTGCATGTCGGCCTCGTCGAACATCTGCATCCAGCTGGGCGGCGGTACGTCGCTCTTGTCCGAGACGAACAGCTCCTCGGCCCGGCCTAGCGTGCGCCGCATGGCCTGGCCGCGCCCCATGGACGCCTGCGCCCATGCCTCGATGGTGCAGAGCATCGCCTGGGTGCGCGGCAGGACGCTGTCGCCCGAGCCGGACTTGGCGAGCTTCATGAGGTCGAGCGCGTCGTCGGGACGGCCCAGGTGGACCATCTGGCGGGCGGCGCGGGACAGGGCCTCGCCGGCGCGCGGGCGGTCGCCGCCCTCGCGTGCCGCGTGCGCGGCGATGACGAAGTACTTCTGGGCCGTGGGTTCGAGGCCGACGTCGTGCGACATCCACCCCGCCAGGACGGCGAGGTTGGCGGCGACGCCCCACAGGCGTTTCTGGAGGTGGGCCGGGTGGTGGTAGGAGAGCATGCCGCCCACCTCGTTGAGCTGGCCCACCACGGCCTTGCGCTGGAGGCCGCCACCGCGGGAGGCGTCCCAGGCGCGGAACACCTCCACGGACCGCTCCAGCGCCTCGATCTCCTCGGAGCCGATGGGCGCGGCCTCGTACCGGTCGAAGCCGGCGGGGTCCGCGTGTACCG is a genomic window of Streptomyces sp. NBC_00708 containing:
- the rpmG gene encoding 50S ribosomal protein L33, giving the protein MARSEIRPVVTLRSTAGTGQSYVTRKSRRNNPDRLVLRKYDPAAGRHVLFREER
- a CDS encoding SpoIIE family protein phosphatase, translated to MPSPLSADRPAPQPPERDAVDALIHRTRRLRGDVDAVRRDAVRVDEDDPRMRWQRALCELAVNHLDDLGTHLGQLREGLPEEPERPSREETAAAEPQGSLIGRVGSAEWNLLTDEVSWSDELFRIFGRAPEAGGLSLDDLPSTLLPEDQPLLTALVTDCLVDGKPINGEFRIRHTDGRVRTLHMMGEPVLDSDGCTATMWAVLRDVTALRRSQQVVRRTHESLRREQHIARTEHRVAVELKEAVLPPWQSSLRLPDHGPGTLDIAAHYLPSETSALVGGGWYDAMELPDGRTLLTVGDLTGHGIQATSAMAVVMGALRGMAVAGIEPGPLLGHLNQLLETSIQPALGSAVCCRFDPATRTLDWAQAGHPAPLLFRDGTGRPLPLPDGVLLGAASGVAYEQDEAHLLPGDVLVLHTDGLARDDSSGHGGARPGTEALLGLAPRFAEARSAQECVRAVVEEFGAAERLDDACVLIARVGA
- a CDS encoding DNA photolyase family protein, encoding MTVAVVLFTADLRLHDHPPLRAALASADEIVPLFVRDSAIEAAGFDAPNRRAFLADCLRDLDAGLRERGGRLVIRSGDVAEEVCAVASQAGADEVHVAAGVSAYTRRREERLREALESGGRRLRVHDGVVTAVAPGAVTPASSDHFAVFTPYFRRWSGEGLREVFGAPRAVRVPEGPRSEKVPARSGVSGVSEGLPEGGEQAARKAFTAWRRRGLAAYEERHDDLAGDGTSRLSPHLHFGTLSPVELVHRSRDAGGAGAEAFVRQLCWREFHYQVLAARPAASWENYRDKQDRWRSEKEAADEVEAWREGRTGYPVVDAAMRQLRHEGWMHNRGRLLTASFLTKTLYVDWRVGARHFLDLLVDGDIANNQMNWQWMAGTGTDSRPNRVLNPVVQAKRLDPDGAYVRRWVPELASLSGSAVHEPWKLRGEERDRLDYPEPVVDLSEGLDRFRRARGLE
- a CDS encoding DUF1275 domain-containing protein — encoded protein: MDRGAGPHSALLLLSAASGAADAFVFICVGQVFAGVMTGNLVLLGASAAGAGEEGVALRVVTALLSYGCGVAGAALVGERMWRRVPVILLAEVALLAAGAALWAAGLVTSDADRLGLLVLMGLAMGIQGRVRATPTNYFTGTLTSLVGRLAVGAWRGGDGWVAGRLAAVVAGAALAALTVRLRPEAGAVVAAALAVAALLVEARTRPGRAAEGPGKGKPRPDRGNPAGAA
- a CDS encoding type B 50S ribosomal protein L31; this encodes MKSRIHPVSRPVVFRDRAAGTAFLTRSTADSERRVTWEDGRSYPVIDVETSSASHPFYTGTRQVLDTAGRIEQFHRRYGTEVPAAGE